DNA from candidate division TA06 bacterium:
GCGGTTCTTCTTTGGCTTGTTCATCCGGACCGGACGGAGTCTCCTCGCCTTCATCCGCCGCCCCGGCGATCTCTGTCGCCGCCTCTTTTTGGGCTCCGTCTTTGCCTCCGGCTTGTTCCATCAAAGCCATCAGCTTCTGGTCCTTGGCCTCCTTGGCGGTGGCCAGTATTTTTTCCGCGGTTTTGGCGCCGATGCCCGGCAGGTTGGTCAGCCCCTCCTCCCCGGCGGCAATAATCTTTTCGGCGTCGTCCAGGCCAGCCTCCAAAAGTTTGGCTTTTATCTTATCGGCCAGATCCAGCTCATTCAGGGGAATGGCGGCCTTGCTGACCGCTTCCATCCGCTCCTGGTATTCGCTCTCGGTCACCACGTTGATGTTCCATCCGGTCAGCCGCACCGCCAGCCGCACATTCTGCCCTTTTTTGCCGATGGCCAAAGAGTACTGATCATCGGGAGAGATGACCGTGATCCGCTTGTGTTCCTCGTCGGAGAAAGCGTCTAAGCTTTTGGCCGGGGCCAGGGCCCGGGAAGCAAACATGGCCGGGTCGGGCAACCAGGGCACTATGTCTATCTTTTCCCCGGCCAGCTCCCGCACCACCGCCTGAACCCGCACTCCCTTCAATCCCACGCAGGCTCCCACCGCGTCCACTTTGTTTTCCTTGGAGTAGACCGCTATTTTGGCCCGGTCGCCGGGATCCCGGGCCACCGCCTTGATCTCCACCAGGCCGTCCCGCACCTCGGGCACTTCCTGCTGGAACAGTTTTTTTACGAACTCGGGGCTGGTACGCGATAAAATGATCTGGGGGCCTTTGATGGTCTTGTTGACCTCCTTGAGGCAGGCCCGGATGGAGCGTCCCTGCTGGTAGCGCTCGGCGTGGATCTGTTCCTTGAAGGGCAGCACCGCTTCGGAATGTCCCAGGCTGATCAGCAGGTCTCCCCGGTTTATCTGCTGGACGGTGCCCGAGACGATCTCCCCGATCCGGCTGGCGAAATCGCTGTAGACTTGCTCCCGCTCGGCTTCCTTGATCCGCTGGAACAGCACCTGTTTGGTAGATTGGATGGCCAGCCGCCCGAAATCCTCGAAAGGCAGGATCACCTCCACCGTGTCGCCCGCCTTGGGATCGTCCAGATATTCCTTGGCTTCTTCCATGGTGATCTCCAGCCCCGGCCGGGTAATCTCCTCCACCACCTGCCGGGTGGCAAAGATCCCGATGTCGCCGGCCTCGTCCTCGACCTCCACTACGATGTTGTCGGAAGTGCCGAATCTTTTTTTGCAGGCCTGCAGCAGGCCCTCCTTAAGCTTCTCGATCACGAATTCCTTGTCCAGGTTCTTCTGGCGGGCTATTTCGTTCAAAGCCTCAATGATATCTATGTTGGCCACGGTCTTTCTCCAAAATATATTTTTTGTTTTTCAAAATGGTTTTTTCTGTTTAGCCACATAAAGCACAGAAGTCACAAAATAAACTCCTGGCCACGCCCCTTTTTTATGCGCTTCTTTGCGAGCATTAGTCAATCTATCTTTTGTTTACCCGATCCGACCTACTCTTATCCACAATAATACCGTATTCTTTCACCTTTTTTTAGTCCTCTGTGCTCCTTCGACACCGCTCAGTGCAAGCTTTTTGTGGTTGAATAATCATTCTGTCTTTTTATCTGAATTCTTCTCCAGCTCCAGCCGGGCCTTCTTGATCTGGGACAGCGGCAGCCACAGCGGCTCCTGCCCTTCCATTCTCAGCTTTACCATGCC
Protein-coding regions in this window:
- the nusA gene encoding transcription termination/antitermination protein NusA codes for the protein MANIDIIEALNEIARQKNLDKEFVIEKLKEGLLQACKKRFGTSDNIVVEVEDEAGDIGIFATRQVVEEITRPGLEITMEEAKEYLDDPKAGDTVEVILPFEDFGRLAIQSTKQVLFQRIKEAEREQVYSDFASRIGEIVSGTVQQINRGDLLISLGHSEAVLPFKEQIHAERYQQGRSIRACLKEVNKTIKGPQIILSRTSPEFVKKLFQQEVPEVRDGLVEIKAVARDPGDRAKIAVYSKENKVDAVGACVGLKGVRVQAVVRELAGEKIDIVPWLPDPAMFASRALAPAKSLDAFSDEEHKRITVISPDDQYSLAIGKKGQNVRLAVRLTGWNINVVTESEYQERMEAVSKAAIPLNELDLADKIKAKLLEAGLDDAEKIIAAGEEGLTNLPGIGAKTAEKILATAKEAKDQKLMALMEQAGGKDGAQKEAATEIAGAADEGEETPSGPDEQAKEEPPSQPETKEPGQEEEKTQ